One part of the Acinetobacter sp. XS-4 genome encodes these proteins:
- the lptE gene encoding LPS assembly lipoprotein LptE has product MHLAKRLAAVVLTLGLSAGLVGCGFHLKGTNPTATPLVYKKLSLELPGKTDDLETQLKVYLAANGVQLSNDNDAYVLRVLEYTPRRQLLNGKLTEVLLRLTVTFQIEDRQGNKITEPRSLTASRSYQYDLATVNTENQQESYLQRIVIDDIAQQITRQISANRLPKAQP; this is encoded by the coding sequence ATGCACTTAGCCAAACGTTTAGCCGCTGTTGTTTTAACCTTAGGCCTTAGTGCAGGCTTAGTCGGGTGTGGATTTCATTTAAAAGGAACCAACCCGACTGCGACTCCGCTTGTTTATAAAAAGTTAAGCCTTGAGTTACCAGGTAAAACTGATGATTTGGAAACGCAGTTAAAAGTGTATTTAGCTGCAAATGGTGTTCAACTCAGCAATGATAATGATGCCTATGTACTTCGTGTTTTAGAGTACACACCACGTCGTCAGCTTTTAAATGGAAAACTAACTGAAGTATTATTACGTTTGACTGTAACCTTCCAGATTGAAGATCGTCAGGGTAATAAGATTACTGAGCCACGCTCATTAACTGCATCTCGTAGTTATCAATATGACTTGGCAACAGTCAACACTGAAAATCAGCAAGAAAGTTACTTACAACGTATTGTAATTGATGATATTGCGCAGCAGATTACTCGTCAGATTTCAGCAAATCGCTTACCAAAAGCTCAGCCTTAA
- the holA gene encoding DNA polymerase III subunit delta, which produces MKIDYLQALKRTPEARGAWILHGQEPLLEQNLLDAFRKSWQQQEVERQRYDISSVSDWKNVFNALNSLSLFSQQLAIEVHGNIKPDANGLKQLKSYIQHNEHNLLLIVLPKQDSNSLKSAFFQVVEANGVVVALTANYPQDRQRILNVEAEKLEIQLDNDAWQWLMQHHEHNLLAAKNSLMRVRDTFPDQQLIQIEQLYACLQDQSRYTTYDLSDALLEGNLGQSIKIFQYLIAAGEPDSLILWTLSKEMRLLMQLFEQPHNALQLGIWKTKVGLYQQALRRLNPQQFLGWSTLLLQIDAAIKGMSNENTEHLMQQAIAELCGKTLFIH; this is translated from the coding sequence ATGAAAATTGACTATTTACAAGCCTTAAAACGTACTCCGGAAGCTCGGGGTGCGTGGATTTTACATGGGCAAGAGCCTTTATTAGAACAAAATTTATTAGATGCCTTTCGCAAAAGCTGGCAGCAACAAGAAGTTGAAAGACAGCGCTATGATATTAGTAGCGTAAGCGACTGGAAAAATGTCTTTAACGCACTTAATAGCTTATCTTTATTTTCTCAACAGCTTGCTATTGAAGTACACGGCAATATAAAACCTGATGCGAATGGCTTAAAACAACTCAAAAGCTATATACAACATAATGAACATAACCTGCTTTTAATTGTTTTACCCAAACAAGATAGTAATAGTTTAAAGTCTGCTTTCTTCCAAGTTGTTGAAGCAAATGGAGTTGTAGTTGCCCTAACGGCAAATTACCCACAAGACCGTCAACGTATTTTAAACGTAGAAGCAGAAAAGCTTGAGATCCAGCTCGACAATGATGCTTGGCAGTGGTTAATGCAACATCATGAGCACAATTTGCTTGCAGCTAAAAATAGCTTGATGCGTGTAAGAGATACATTTCCAGACCAACAACTCATTCAAATTGAACAATTATATGCGTGCCTACAAGATCAATCACGCTATACCACCTATGATTTAAGTGATGCGTTATTAGAAGGTAACCTTGGCCAATCTATTAAGATTTTTCAATATTTAATTGCAGCAGGCGAACCAGATAGTCTGATCTTATGGACTTTAAGTAAAGAAATGCGCTTGTTAATGCAATTGTTTGAACAGCCTCATAATGCCTTACAGCTTGGCATATGGAAAACAAAAGTAGGGTTATATCAACAAGCATTAAGAAGACTAAATCCACAACAGTTCCTAGGTTGGTCTACCCTTCTATTACAAATCGATGCAGCAATTAAAGGAATGTCGAACGAAAATACAGAACATTTAATGCAGCAAGCGATTGCTGAATTATGTGGAAAAACATTATTTATACACTAA
- a CDS encoding MacA family efflux pump subunit, producing the protein MPKIKPIKLVIIIVCIVIIALLAWKFFKPKQQQPQYITAEVTRGDIENNVLATGTLDATKLISVGAQVSGQVKKMYVQLGDQVKQGQLIAQIDSTTQENSLKTSDANIKNLEAQRLQQVASLNEKQLEYRRQQQMYAQDATPRADLESAEASYKTAQAQIKALDAQIESAKVTKSTAQTNIGYTRIVAPTDGTVVAIVTEEGQTVNANQSAPTIVKIAKLQNMTIKAQVSEADIMKVEKGQQVYFTTLGEDTKRYATLRQIEPAPDSISSESTSTTSSTTSSAVYYNALFDVPNTDGKLRIDMTAQVYIVLNSAKNALLVPSSALSSKQFSGQRKSGQSSDKASSTPEATKKSQGNGARLERLNLTAEQKQLIEQGKLTLSVVRVLQADGTTKPTQILVGINNRVNAQVLAGLKQGDQVVIADSADTSAASANSSNNRRRSGPMGM; encoded by the coding sequence ATGCCAAAAATAAAGCCAATCAAACTTGTTATTATCATCGTCTGTATAGTCATTATTGCTCTTTTAGCTTGGAAGTTTTTCAAGCCAAAACAGCAACAGCCACAATATATTACTGCCGAGGTAACACGCGGGGATATTGAAAATAATGTACTTGCAACGGGTACACTTGATGCAACCAAACTGATTAGTGTCGGTGCACAGGTATCTGGTCAGGTTAAAAAAATGTATGTGCAACTTGGCGATCAAGTTAAGCAAGGTCAACTTATTGCGCAGATTGATTCAACGACCCAAGAAAATAGTTTAAAAACCTCTGATGCGAATATTAAAAATTTAGAAGCACAGCGCCTTCAGCAAGTTGCTTCTTTGAATGAAAAACAACTTGAATACCGCCGTCAACAACAAATGTATGCACAAGATGCAACACCACGTGCGGATTTAGAATCGGCTGAGGCAAGCTATAAAACAGCTCAGGCACAAATCAAAGCGTTAGATGCACAAATTGAATCGGCAAAAGTCACAAAATCTACGGCGCAAACCAATATTGGTTATACGCGTATTGTTGCTCCAACAGATGGTACGGTTGTCGCAATTGTGACTGAAGAAGGTCAAACCGTAAACGCCAATCAAAGTGCGCCAACAATTGTCAAAATTGCAAAACTACAAAACATGACGATCAAGGCTCAAGTCAGTGAAGCTGACATTATGAAAGTTGAGAAAGGACAACAGGTTTATTTCACTACTTTAGGTGAAGACACTAAGCGTTATGCAACTTTACGCCAGATTGAACCTGCTCCAGATTCTATTTCTAGCGAATCAACAAGTACGACAAGCTCAACAACGAGCTCAGCTGTTTACTATAATGCCCTATTCGATGTGCCAAATACTGATGGTAAATTGCGTATTGATATGACTGCACAAGTTTATATCGTATTAAACTCAGCTAAAAATGCCCTGCTCGTTCCATCATCAGCACTTAGCTCTAAACAATTTTCAGGTCAAAGAAAATCAGGCCAATCATCTGATAAAGCTAGCTCTACACCTGAAGCTACTAAAAAATCTCAAGGAAATGGAGCTCGTTTGGAGCGTCTTAACCTGACTGCTGAGCAAAAACAGTTAATTGAACAAGGTAAATTAACGTTAAGTGTTGTACGTGTATTACAAGCTGATGGCACAACTAAACCAACTCAAATTTTGGTTGGCATTAACAACCGTGTAAATGCGCAAGTTCTTGCGGGCTTAAAACAAGGTGATCAAGTTGTCATTGCCGATAGTGCAGATACTTCTGCTGCATCAGCTAATAGTAGTAATAACCGTCGCCGTAGTGGCCCAATGGGAATGTAA
- a CDS encoding MacB family efflux pump subunit: MTKQALLEVSNLVREFPAGESTIQILKGIDLTIYEGELVAIVGQSGSGKSTLMNILGCLDRPTSGSYKVSGQETGKLEPDQLARLRREYFGFIFQRYHLLGDLSAEGNVEVPAVYAGVTPSERKQRATALLTELGLGTKTLNRPSQLSGGQQQRVSIARALMNGGDVILADEPTGALDSHSGVEVMRILRELNAAGHTIILVTHDMQVAKNATRIIEISDGEIISDRPNIPDQAAEPGNSDPDAAPALQGKQKKGKSISAWRSTLDRLSEAFQMALLSMNAHRMRTFLTMLGIIIGIASVVTVVALGKGSQQQILSNISSLGTNTITVFQGRGFGDNSKTANFKTLVPADADALMTQPYVSAVSPIVSTSKTIRYQQNEANATINGVSNDYFDVKGLVFKDGQTFDQRSVRDRSQDVVIDTNTQKQFFSDGTNPIGQVVLLGSVPARIIGIVEPQTSGMGSDDTLNVYMPYTTVMSRMLGQSNVRNIVVRINDKYSTAAAENAIVNLLTQRHGAQDIFTMNSDSIRQTIEKTTSTMTLLVSAIAVISLVVGGIGVMNIMLVSVTERTQEIGVRMAVGARQSDILQQFLIEAILVCLIGGVLGVLLSLGLGQLINKFAGGNFSVAYSSTSIIAAFVCSTLIGVVFGFLPAKNAAKLDPVAALSRE, from the coding sequence ATGACAAAACAAGCTTTGCTTGAAGTCAGCAATCTAGTCCGGGAATTCCCTGCTGGCGAAAGCACGATACAAATTTTAAAAGGCATTGACCTTACCATTTACGAAGGCGAACTGGTTGCTATTGTCGGTCAGTCTGGTTCTGGTAAGTCAACGCTCATGAATATTTTGGGTTGTTTAGACCGCCCTACGAGTGGTAGTTACAAAGTTAGTGGCCAAGAGACCGGCAAACTCGAACCAGATCAACTCGCTCGACTACGCCGTGAATATTTTGGTTTTATTTTCCAGCGCTACCATTTACTGGGTGATTTATCTGCTGAGGGTAACGTTGAAGTTCCGGCTGTTTATGCAGGTGTTACCCCTTCTGAACGAAAACAACGTGCAACGGCTTTGCTGACCGAATTAGGTTTAGGCACTAAAACACTCAATAGACCAAGCCAGCTCTCTGGTGGTCAGCAGCAGCGTGTTTCGATTGCCCGTGCACTTATGAATGGCGGTGACGTTATTCTGGCAGATGAACCGACAGGGGCACTCGACTCTCATAGTGGTGTTGAGGTGATGCGTATTTTGCGTGAACTCAATGCCGCAGGTCACACTATTATTTTAGTCACTCATGATATGCAAGTTGCAAAAAATGCGACGCGTATTATCGAAATTAGTGACGGAGAAATTATTAGTGACCGTCCTAATATTCCTGATCAAGCAGCCGAACCAGGCAACTCTGATCCAGATGCCGCTCCAGCTTTGCAAGGCAAACAGAAGAAAGGCAAAAGTATTTCTGCATGGCGTTCTACTTTAGACCGCCTATCCGAAGCTTTTCAAATGGCTTTACTGTCGATGAATGCCCACCGCATGCGTACTTTTTTAACCATGCTTGGGATCATTATTGGTATTGCATCTGTTGTTACAGTGGTCGCCCTAGGTAAAGGTTCTCAGCAACAAATTTTAAGCAATATTAGTAGTCTGGGAACAAATACGATTACGGTGTTTCAGGGCCGTGGTTTTGGTGACAACTCCAAAACTGCAAACTTTAAAACATTGGTTCCTGCCGACGCTGATGCGTTAATGACTCAACCTTATGTCAGTGCAGTCAGCCCAATCGTCAGCACATCTAAAACCATTCGTTATCAACAAAATGAAGCAAACGCGACCATTAATGGTGTGAGTAACGATTATTTCGATGTAAAAGGTTTGGTTTTTAAAGATGGGCAAACTTTTGACCAACGTAGTGTGCGTGATCGTTCACAAGATGTAGTCATTGATACTAATACACAAAAACAATTCTTTAGTGATGGCACTAACCCAATTGGACAAGTGGTGCTACTTGGTAGTGTTCCAGCTCGAATTATCGGAATTGTAGAACCTCAAACCAGTGGAATGGGCTCAGATGATACTTTAAATGTCTATATGCCTTATACAACCGTAATGAGCCGTATGTTGGGTCAATCTAATGTGCGTAATATCGTGGTTCGTATTAATGACAAATATTCAACTGCTGCCGCAGAAAATGCGATTGTAAACTTATTAACTCAGCGCCACGGTGCACAAGATATTTTCACTATGAACAGTGACAGTATCCGTCAAACCATTGAGAAAACAACCAGCACAATGACGCTTTTGGTTTCAGCAATTGCCGTAATTTCACTGGTGGTTGGTGGTATCGGGGTAATGAATATTATGCTGGTTTCTGTGACTGAACGTACTCAAGAAATTGGCGTACGTATGGCCGTAGGTGCTCGTCAAAGTGATATTTTGCAGCAATTCCTGATTGAAGCAATTTTGGTGTGTCTAATTGGTGGTGTACTTGGCGTCTTACTGTCGCTTGGTCTTGGACAACTTATTAATAAATTTGCTGGCGGTAACTTTAGCGTGGCTTATTCAAGCACTTCTATTATTGCAGCATTTGTCTGTTCAACACTGATTGGTGTCGTTTTTGGTTTCTTACCTGCCAAGAATGCCGCGAAACTTGACCCTGTTGCCGCACTATCTCGAGAATAA
- a CDS encoding efflux transporter outer membrane subunit, which translates to MTKLSTALLLTGSLVGCAAVVKTPYETPTVQVPGSFQYDATKAKNMSADQYSDRWWTLFGDAQLNQLVSNVLERNSDLAVAGIALKQARLQADLTANKQGLRTNSSVSTGHSFDLNSGDDSSKGLSMSAGVSYELDLFGKLARQTEASKWEALATEQDLQATGQSLIATTAKLYWQLGYLNERYTTAQQSLATSQKLYDLVQIQYKAGAVSGVDLTQAEQSVQSQKASLSQIEQQRVETRTAIAVLLHEPLQQLNIQEPKRLPRNALPAIGAGLPADILSRRPDLQASELRLKKALATKDATKASYYPSISLTSSLGSSSTSLTELLRNPALTLGASLSLPFLQYNDMKKDIAISNLDYEKAIIQYRQTLYQAFADVENALSSRTELDKQVALQERNVELAEKTERLTEVRYRYGAVALKTLLDAQQTTRTARLSLVETKQSQYNAYVTLMQALGGSPVKELPN; encoded by the coding sequence ATGACTAAACTCAGCACAGCACTTCTTCTCACAGGTTCTCTTGTAGGATGTGCAGCTGTAGTAAAAACCCCTTATGAAACACCTACGGTACAAGTTCCGGGTAGTTTTCAGTATGATGCTACCAAAGCAAAAAACATGTCTGCCGATCAATACTCTGATCGGTGGTGGACACTTTTTGGCGATGCGCAGCTTAATCAGCTCGTAAGCAATGTATTAGAGCGTAACAGTGATTTAGCAGTTGCTGGAATTGCATTAAAACAAGCTCGTCTACAAGCTGATCTAACTGCAAACAAACAAGGTTTACGTACCAACTCTAGTGTTTCAACTGGTCATTCTTTCGATTTAAATTCGGGAGATGACAGCTCTAAAGGCCTATCAATGAGTGCGGGTGTAAGCTATGAGCTTGACTTGTTTGGCAAGCTTGCACGCCAAACTGAAGCAAGTAAATGGGAAGCCTTAGCAACTGAACAAGACTTACAAGCCACTGGGCAAAGTTTAATTGCAACCACTGCCAAACTCTATTGGCAACTCGGTTATTTAAATGAGCGCTACACAACTGCCCAGCAAAGTCTCGCAACCTCTCAAAAGCTTTATGACTTGGTACAAATTCAATATAAAGCTGGTGCTGTGTCAGGTGTAGATCTGACTCAAGCAGAACAATCGGTACAAAGCCAAAAAGCGAGTTTAAGCCAGATTGAACAACAACGGGTTGAAACTCGCACAGCTATTGCGGTGCTATTACATGAGCCGCTGCAACAATTAAACATTCAAGAGCCAAAGCGTTTACCACGTAATGCACTGCCGGCAATTGGTGCGGGCTTACCTGCCGATATTTTATCGCGCCGTCCAGATCTACAAGCCTCTGAGCTTCGTTTGAAAAAAGCACTTGCGACTAAAGATGCTACTAAGGCGAGCTACTATCCATCGATTAGCTTAACCAGCAGTTTAGGTTCAAGCAGCACATCGTTGACAGAACTGTTACGTAACCCTGCCCTGACGCTTGGTGCAAGTTTAAGCTTACCATTTTTGCAATATAACGATATGAAGAAGGATATCGCGATTAGCAATCTGGATTATGAAAAAGCGATTATTCAATATCGTCAAACGCTTTATCAGGCTTTTGCTGACGTAGAAAATGCTTTATCGAGTCGAACCGAACTAGACAAACAAGTAGCACTACAAGAACGTAATGTTGAACTTGCAGAAAAAACTGAACGTTTAACTGAAGTCCGTTACCGCTATGGCGCTGTTGCATTAAAAACACTTCTTGATGCTCAGCAAACTACACGTACTGCACGGTTAAGCCTCGTTGAAACCAAGCAAAGCCAATACAATGCTTATGTTACCCTTATGCAAGCTTTAGGTGGTTCACCTGTAAAAGAACTGCCAAATTAA
- a CDS encoding DUF4062 domain-containing protein: protein MSYEAKVFNVMIASPGDVASERTIIRDVIYEWNAVHSKTRNIVLLPVGWESHSSPEMGASPQEIINNQVLDKCDFLIGVFWTRIGTPTTEYASGTVEEIEKHIATDKPAMLYFSSQPVVMDTVDPNQYAELSKFKKSCQTRGLYQSYDSQSDFKDKFYRHLQLKINEHSLFKFEISDSLLHQTEVVKSKTSLPTLSNEARILLKEASLDSNGTIMSLSYIGGEDIQTNGKNLISSQQPREVARWKSAIQELKYENLIEDRGYKGEIFRITNLGYQIADMIEL, encoded by the coding sequence ATGAGTTATGAAGCTAAAGTATTCAATGTAATGATAGCCTCTCCTGGAGATGTTGCATCTGAAAGGACTATCATTCGTGACGTAATATATGAGTGGAATGCTGTTCATTCAAAAACACGAAATATTGTTTTATTACCTGTTGGATGGGAATCTCATTCATCTCCTGAAATGGGGGCCTCTCCTCAAGAAATCATAAATAACCAAGTTTTAGATAAATGTGACTTCCTTATTGGTGTTTTTTGGACGCGCATTGGAACACCTACCACAGAATATGCTAGCGGTACTGTTGAGGAAATCGAAAAACATATAGCCACTGATAAACCAGCGATGCTTTATTTTTCCAGTCAGCCTGTTGTAATGGACACAGTTGACCCAAATCAATATGCTGAATTAAGTAAGTTTAAAAAAAGTTGCCAAACTCGTGGCTTATATCAAAGTTATGATAGCCAATCAGACTTCAAAGACAAATTTTATCGCCATCTCCAACTTAAAATTAATGAACACTCTTTATTTAAATTCGAAATAAGCGACTCATTACTACATCAAACTGAAGTGGTAAAATCTAAAACTTCACTTCCGACTTTATCAAACGAGGCTCGTATATTACTTAAAGAAGCAAGTCTCGATAGCAACGGTACTATTATGTCTCTAAGCTATATAGGGGGTGAAGACATTCAAACTAATGGTAAAAATTTGATTTCATCACAACAACCAAGAGAGGTTGCCCGTTGGAAATCAGCTATTCAAGAACTAAAATATGAAAATTTAATTGAAGATCGCGGCTATAAAGGTGAAATATTTAGAATCACTAACCTTGGTTATCAAATCGCAGATATGATCGAATTATAA
- a CDS encoding enoyl-ACP reductase has product MTQGLLAGKRFLIAGVASKLSIAFGIAQALHREGAELAFTYPNEKLKKRVDDFAEQFGSKLVFPCDVAVDSEIDNAFAELAKHWDGLDGVVHSIGFAPAHTLDGDFTDVTDRDGFKVAHDISAYSFIAMARAAKPLLQARQGCLLTLTYQGSERVMPNYNVMGMAKASLEAGVRYLASSLGVDGIRVNAISAGPIRTLAASGIKSFRKMLDANEKVAPLKRNVTIDEVGNAALFLCSPWASGITGEILYVDAGFNTVGMSQSMMDDE; this is encoded by the coding sequence ATGACACAAGGACTTTTAGCAGGTAAGCGCTTTTTGATTGCAGGCGTTGCTAGTAAATTATCAATTGCTTTTGGTATTGCTCAAGCATTACACCGTGAAGGTGCAGAGCTTGCGTTTACTTATCCAAACGAAAAATTAAAAAAACGTGTGGATGACTTTGCTGAGCAATTCGGTTCTAAGCTTGTGTTTCCATGTGATGTAGCAGTTGATAGTGAAATTGACAATGCATTTGCAGAACTTGCAAAACATTGGGACGGTCTTGATGGCGTAGTTCATTCTATTGGCTTTGCTCCTGCACATACGCTTGATGGTGACTTTACTGACGTGACTGACCGTGACGGTTTTAAAGTTGCTCATGACATCAGTGCATACAGCTTTATTGCAATGGCTCGTGCTGCAAAACCTTTATTACAAGCTCGCCAAGGTTGTTTATTGACTTTGACTTATCAAGGTTCTGAGCGTGTTATGCCTAACTACAACGTAATGGGTATGGCAAAAGCTTCTTTAGAAGCGGGTGTTCGCTACTTAGCATCAAGCTTGGGTGTTGATGGTATCCGTGTAAACGCGATTTCTGCGGGTCCAATCCGTACTTTAGCTGCTTCTGGTATTAAATCTTTCCGTAAAATGTTAGATGCTAATGAAAAAGTTGCGCCGTTAAAACGTAATGTGACCATTGACGAAGTGGGTAATGCAGCATTATTCCTTTGTTCACCATGGGCTTCAGGTATTACTGGTGAAATTCTATATGTAGATGCTGGTTTCAATACTGTAGGTATGAGCCAATCTATGATGGATGATGAATAA
- a CDS encoding Bax inhibitor-1/YccA family protein yields the protein MQSNNPILTRVETVSDYSQPMTVQGAIQKSVMLTVIAAAMGVALFFYAAFTANVGIAYAASIVGAIGGLVLALITTFKPTTAPTLAIPYALFEGAFLGGISFTFQMKYPGVPLQALLATFVTTLVMFGLYKFQIIRATEKFKSVVISASLAIFIVFIVQMVMRLAFGSSVPYIFESNWLGIGFAAFVAVIASLNLILDFDLIETNAAYRAPKFMEWLCGIALLATLVWMYISFLRLLGLLSDD from the coding sequence ATGCAAAGTAATAACCCGATACTGACCCGTGTTGAAACGGTCAGTGACTATAGTCAACCGATGACTGTGCAAGGTGCAATTCAAAAATCTGTAATGTTGACAGTTATTGCTGCTGCGATGGGTGTCGCTTTATTTTTCTATGCAGCCTTTACTGCAAATGTTGGTATTGCTTACGCGGCTTCAATTGTGGGTGCAATTGGTGGTTTGGTTTTAGCTTTAATTACAACGTTTAAACCAACGACCGCGCCAACATTGGCAATTCCGTATGCCTTATTTGAAGGGGCTTTTTTAGGTGGTATTTCTTTTACTTTTCAAATGAAATACCCAGGTGTTCCTCTTCAAGCTTTATTAGCAACTTTCGTCACCACTTTGGTGATGTTTGGTCTATATAAATTCCAAATTATTCGCGCAACTGAAAAGTTCAAGTCAGTTGTAATTTCTGCATCTTTAGCGATCTTTATTGTATTTATTGTACAGATGGTCATGCGTTTAGCATTTGGTTCAAGTGTTCCTTATATTTTTGAAAGTAACTGGTTAGGCATTGGCTTTGCTGCATTTGTTGCAGTGATTGCTTCACTTAACCTGATTTTAGATTTTGATTTAATCGAAACTAATGCAGCATATCGTGCACCAAAATTCATGGAATGGTTGTGTGGTATCGCATTACTTGCAACTTTAGTGTGGATGTATATTTCTTTCTTACGCTTACTTGGCTTATTGTCTGACGACTAA
- the orn gene encoding oligoribonuclease, with amino-acid sequence MSSTLNTRLIWIDLEMTGLDTDNDQIIEIATIITDDHLNVLAEGPVLAVHQPDRILNAMDEWNTRQHGQSGLVERVRRSKLTARDAELQTLEFLKKWVNPKVSPMCGNSICQDRRFLHRLMPELEQYFHYRNLDVSTVKELSKRWRPEIMSGLKKNASHLAMDDIRDSISELKYYREYFFIMNTDGKD; translated from the coding sequence ATGAGCAGTACTTTAAATACACGATTAATTTGGATTGATCTGGAAATGACCGGTTTAGATACCGATAATGACCAAATTATTGAAATTGCAACAATTATTACAGATGATCATTTAAATGTACTTGCCGAAGGTCCGGTTTTAGCCGTTCATCAGCCTGACCGTATTTTAAATGCAATGGATGAGTGGAATACTCGCCAACATGGGCAATCTGGGTTGGTTGAACGAGTTCGTCGCAGCAAATTAACAGCTCGTGATGCTGAGTTACAGACTTTAGAATTCCTAAAAAAATGGGTCAATCCAAAAGTTTCACCGATGTGCGGTAACTCGATCTGTCAGGATCGCCGTTTCTTGCACCGTCTTATGCCAGAACTAGAGCAGTATTTCCACTATCGTAATCTTGATGTCTCTACGGTAAAAGAACTCTCAAAACGCTGGCGCCCTGAAATTATGAGCGGTCTGAAAAAGAATGCATCGCATTTGGCAATGGATGATATTCGTGACTCGATTTCTGAGTTGAAATACTACCGTGAATATTTCTTTATTATGAATACTGATGGTAAAGATTAA
- the rsgA gene encoding small ribosomal subunit biogenesis GTPase RsgA has protein sequence MALIRKRRLTEQQQRRIEKQHKTRQEEADTSQDLDGLVVQHYGRQLEVQALSVPEHHPEKPQVAEGEPEPFWKPIELKSVWRCHTRTNLELLVTGDRVKWQADPNTGLGIITAIHPRTSLLTRPDRYHKVKPVAANISLIVIVFSPLPEPAPTLIDRYLVACADANIPALLVLNKSDLLTENDPILTLLEEYKTLGYEVMICQSKKGDITALSERLDGETVAFVGQSGVGKSSLINVLIPDAEQKTNIISENSALGQHTTTSTRLMNFGKNGALIDSPGIREFGLWHLDLEKIRMGFPEIEAHLGSCQFRNCTHTHEKNCGLKHAVESGEILPRRLDSFLRLNDEIQEAQQKN, from the coding sequence ATGGCTTTAATTCGTAAGCGTCGTTTAACTGAACAACAGCAACGTCGTATTGAAAAACAGCACAAAACTCGCCAAGAAGAGGCCGATACGTCACAAGATCTGGACGGACTCGTTGTACAACATTATGGCCGTCAACTTGAAGTACAGGCACTCTCTGTACCTGAGCATCACCCAGAAAAACCTCAAGTTGCCGAAGGAGAGCCAGAACCTTTCTGGAAACCTATCGAGCTCAAAAGTGTATGGCGCTGCCATACTCGAACAAACTTAGAATTACTTGTGACTGGTGACCGAGTTAAATGGCAAGCTGACCCAAACACAGGTTTAGGTATTATTACAGCCATTCACCCTCGTACCTCTTTACTTACTCGTCCCGACCGTTATCACAAGGTTAAACCAGTTGCAGCAAATATCAGTTTGATTGTAATTGTATTTTCTCCCCTTCCTGAGCCAGCTCCGACATTAATCGACCGTTATTTAGTTGCTTGCGCAGACGCTAACATTCCTGCACTTTTAGTCTTAAATAAGTCTGATCTTTTAACCGAAAATGACCCGATTCTCACACTATTAGAAGAATATAAAACTTTGGGTTATGAAGTGATGATTTGCCAGTCTAAAAAGGGGGATATCACTGCTTTATCTGAACGTTTAGATGGTGAAACAGTGGCTTTCGTTGGCCAATCGGGTGTAGGAAAAAGTTCTTTAATTAACGTGCTCATTCCAGATGCAGAGCAAAAAACAAATATTATTTCTGAAAACTCTGCACTTGGTCAGCACACAACAACCTCTACACGTTTAATGAATTTCGGTAAAAATGGCGCGTTAATCGACTCACCAGGAATTCGTGAATTTGGGCTTTGGCATCTTGATTTAGAAAAAATTCGTATGGGCTTTCCAGAAATTGAAGCACATTTGGGTTCTTGCCAATTCCGTAATTGTACCCATACTCATGAAAAGAACTGTGGGTTAAAACACGCTGTAGAATCTGGTGAAATTTTACCACGGCGCCTAGATAGCTTTTTGCGTTTAAATGATGAGATTCAAGAAGCACAGCAAAAAAACTAA